TTCAAGGACGTTCTTGGGACAGAACTCCACGCAGATGCTGCATCCTTTGCAGTATCTTTCGATGACCTCAATGCTCATTCCTATTACTCTCCTTTACAGATTTTTGAGCAGCCGAAACACGGTTTTACAACTTGCGGAGATTAGCACAACTGCCGGGAATCGATCTATAGAAAATTTCGAATATTTTAAAAAGAGTCGATGCTCGGTTTCTTCGCATTTTTTAGTAAAGAAGGGCAATGTCACCATTGCCCTTCTTTACTCTTTTACGTGTGGAGCAAATGATTAAAGAAGGCCCTGAGTTTTCAAAACACCGACCAGATCTTTAACCGCAGCAACGGATTTGTCCATCATTGTCTGCTCGGTGGCGTCAAGTTTAAATTCGAGAATTCCTTCAACACCTTTGTCGCCGAGGATGGCAGGGACGCCGACATAGTAGCCTTTGATGCCGAACTCACCATTGAGATAAACGCAGGTGGGGAGGACACGTTTCGAGTCTTTGAGGATCGATTCAGCCATGGCGATCGCCGAAGAAGCGGGGCTGTAGAAAGCACTGCCGGTCTTGAGCAGGGCAACAACTTCACCGCCGGCGCCACGGGTGCGCTTGACCATCGCTTCCATAACTTCTTTGGCTTTGTCAGCACTTTTGTACTTCTGTTCCAGGAGTTCCATTACCGGGATGCCCTGAACGCTGGCATAACGGACCAGGGGAACCATGTCGTCACCGTGGCCGCCAAGGGTCATAGCAGTGACGTCTTTTACCGAGACGCCCAGTTCCCAGGCGATAAAGGCTTTGAAGCGGGCCGAGTCAAGGACGCCGGCCTGGCCGATAACCCGCTCGTAGGGGAAACCGGTGATCTTCTGGCAAAGGGTGACCATGGCGTCAAGAGGATTGGAAATGACGATAACGATCGACTCGGGAGCGAATTTTTTGATCCCTTCGGCGACAGAAGTCATGATCTTGCTGTTGACTTCGATCAGGTCATCGCGGCTCATACCCGGTTTGCGGGGGAGACCGGCGGTGACGATAACAACTTTGGAACCTTCGATATCTTTGTAATCGTTCGTCCCTTTGAGACAAACATCAAAGCCGTCGACAGGCGCTGCTTCGGCGATGTCGAGCATCTTGCCCTGGGGAAGGCCTTCGACGATATCGAAAAGAACGACATCACCAAGTTCACGCAGCGCGCAGAGTTGTGCGAGAACGCCGCCAATTTGTCCACCACCAATCAATGAAATCTTCGGTCTTGCCATTGTCATCTCTCCTTGGGTTGGGAATTTAAGAATAAGAGCAGGGCATCAAGGATGCCCTGCTCCAGCCAAAATGCAATTTATAGAGTATCAATAATTGCGTTCAGTGTTGCACTGGGGCGCATCGCTTGGGCAACCTTGGTTTTGTCCGGGTGATAGTAGCCACCCATATCGACTGGTTTCCCCTGTGCAGCAAGGAGCTCTTCGTTGATCTTCGCTTCATTGGCGGCCAGAGACTGGTACACCTTGGTAAACTTTTCCTTCAGTTCCTGGTCTTTGTTTTGAGCAGCCAAGGCCTCTGCCCAGTACATGGCAAAGTAGAAGTGACTGCCACGG
The Deltaproteobacteria bacterium HGW-Deltaproteobacteria-4 DNA segment above includes these coding regions:
- the mdh gene encoding malate dehydrogenase, with protein sequence MARPKISLIGGGQIGGVLAQLCALRELGDVVLFDIVEGLPQGKMLDIAEAAPVDGFDVCLKGTNDYKDIEGSKVVIVTAGLPRKPGMSRDDLIEVNSKIMTSVAEGIKKFAPESIVIVISNPLDAMVTLCQKITGFPYERVIGQAGVLDSARFKAFIAWELGVSVKDVTAMTLGGHGDDMVPLVRYASVQGIPVMELLEQKYKSADKAKEVMEAMVKRTRGAGGEVVALLKTGSAFYSPASSAIAMAESILKDSKRVLPTCVYLNGEFGIKGYYVGVPAILGDKGVEGILEFKLDATEQTMMDKSVAAVKDLVGVLKTQGLL